CGGGTGGAGCACGTTGAAGCCGCGCATCCGCTTGTAGCGCGCGATGGCGTCGGTGCTGATATAGCCCTTCGGATGGCCCACGTGCAGGCCCTGGCCGCTCGGATAGGGGAACATGTCGAGCACGTAGTATTTGGGGCGGGAGGGATCGACCTCGCAGCGGAAGGTCTCGTTCTCGAGCCAATACCGCTGCCAGCGCGCCTCGATCGTCTTGGGTTCGTACGCCATGGCGGCTGGAAAGTGCCGGGCTGCCCGACCAGCGTCAACCGTGGGCTGGCCCGCTAGCTTTCTTCGCGTGAAGGACGGAAGCCAGAGCCAACAGGATCGTCGCGAGCTCTACATCATCTCCGATGGCACCGGAGAGACGGCCGTTGCGGCAGTCGGAGCTGCTACGACCCAGTTCCAGGAGGACTTCAAGGTCCGCACCTTTGGCGAGATTCGCCACGAATCCCAGGTGCGCCGCATCCTGGAACGCGCGGCAGAGGCCGGGGCCCTGGTGATCTTTACGCTGGTTCACGAACCCCTGGCTCGGCAGCTTCAGGATCGCGCCAAGCAGCTCGGTGTTCCGACGGTCGATCTGCTCGGGCCCCTGATCCAATCCATTTCGACCCGCCACCGCGTGAAGCCTCAATATCGTCCGGGTGTCCTGCACAGTTTTTCGGACGATTACTTCCAGCGGGTCGAGGCCGTCGAGTTTGCCGTTCGCCATGATGACGGAGCCAATCTCCATACGCTTTTCGAGGCGGATCTCGTCCTCACCGGTGTTTCCCGCACGGGAAAGACACCGCTTTCGATGTATCTGGCCCAGCGCGGCTTCAAGACCGGAAATGTTCCCTTGATACCCGGGATGGATCCATCCCGTGAGCTGTTGGAGATCGATCCAAAACGGGTGTTCGGACTCGTGGTCGATTCCGCGACCCTGCTCGGCATTCGCAAAGCGCGATTGCGTCAGCTGGGCGCGCCGCCCTACAGCACCTACGACGAGCCGGAAAGCGTTACTCAGGAGTTGCGACGCGCCCGCCGCCTCTTCCGCCAGAACGGCTGGAGGGCCGTCGACATCACCGGGAAGGCCGTGGAAGAGAACGCATCTCGGATCCTGGAACTCGTTCAACGCCGCCTGAGCTGAGCGAGGGGCCGAAGATCGAGAGCAAGGCCGGCACGACCGTGATCGAGCCGAGCATGTTGATCACCATGAGAATGGCCAACAACCAGGCCATCTCGGACTGGAAGCGCAGGTTCGATGCGGTCCAGGTGGCGATTCCGGCGACGAGGGTGGTGGCGGTGAAGCTCACGGCCATGCCCGTGGTCTGAATCGTCCGGCGCAGGGCTTCGTCGAGGCCCGCCTGGCCGGTGGCGATCTCCTGGCGAACCCTGTCGACGATGTAGATCGCGTAGTCGACCCCGATTCCGACGCCTACGGACTGAACCGGAAGTGTGCTGATGTTCAGGCCCACGCCCTGGATGGCCATGTAGGCCAGTGAGAGCATCGTCGCCGTGGCCAGCTGCACGACGATGATCCCGCCGATCCAGACCGACCTGTAGGTCACGATCTGCAGGATGAAGACGACCAGCAGAATCAACGAGATGTTGGCGATGTGGCCTCGCTCGACTTCTTCATTGACCGCGGCGAGCACACCCATCACGCCGCCGGCCATCACGAACTGGACGCCGCGCGACCAGGATTGGGTCGGCTGATAGCGAGGCAGGGAATCGACCGCGTTCAGATCATGAACGATCAGGTTTCTCGTCTTCATCGCGACCGCGCGGATCCCGAGCTCTTCGTTTTCGTACACGGCATCCACGTCCGACGCGTCCCAATCCTCCAGCTCTTCGGGCCACGCGAAGTAGCCGCCCTCTCCCATGGATTGCAACTCACGTTGGTAGTCGCGCCGGGCACCTTCGGCGAATTCCTCGAGCCATGCGGGGGCCTGGCTTCTGCGTGTGAGCCTCGGAAGCTCGACAGAGCTGTAGCTCCCGGAAGGATCGCGGCTCGACAAGTGAAGCGTGTGCGGCCTGCGCGGAAGCATCGGGCCGAACAGGTAGTAGATGCGGTCAGCCATTCTTTGTGGGCCGAAAACTCCGGCATCAGGGGCCGCCCGGTCGCTTTCGAGTCGGAGTTCGAGTTCGCCAATGGGGTTCTGGCGGATGAACTCACGGGCCGCGGAGATCGCCAGCTGCACCGTATCGCCCTTGTGATCCGGATAGAAGAAACCGAGGCTGGCCTGGCTGTCGTCGTGGGTCGCATAGGGCCGGAGAAAGCCGGGAGAGCCGTTTTGGCGCAGTTGGAAGAGCACGTTGCGTACGGTTCCGGAATCGTTCGGGATGAAATTCCATTTAGGGTCGCCGTAGTGATTCTGCTGCCAGTAGGCGCGAATGATCGGCACCAACGAAACGGCGACGCGAAGGTTGGTGTGCGCGGTCATCCAGCGTTCGAATTCCTCCATCTTCTGGATCACCGCGGGGTCCGCTGTGGCCTCCTCGCGATGACCGTCGGCGTAGATCACGAAGGAATCGACTCCCCCGAAACGCCCGGAGATGGCTGCCGTCGCGACATTGAAGGGATGATCCTCGGCCAACAGCGGCGTTCCGGGCCGAGCCTCACCGATCTTGCTCTGGGTGAAGACGATCCAGGACGACGAAGCCAGGAGCCCGATGGCCAGGCCCGCAACCAGGAATTTCGTCGTCGGGCCGGTGACGAAGCCTCCGATCCCTCGCAGCAGGCGGGTCATGAATGAGGGGACGTAGTGCTCGGCGATCCGAGGCGGGGCCATGAAACAGATCAGGATCGGGTGCAGGAGTTCCACGGTGAACAAGATGCTGAACACCCAGAACGCGCCGAATACCGCCAGATCGCGCATCTGGGGAATGGAGGTCATCAAGATCACGAGCAGGCCCAGACCGTCGGTGACGATGCCCAGGGTGGCCGGCACGAAGAGCTTCGCCATGGCGGCGGTCGCGGCCGCGAGCTTCGCCTGCTCCGGGTCGTTCCGGAACCGAGGCATCAACACCTCGAATTCTTCGAAGAAGCGCTCAGCCATCTGCACGGAATGGGAGACGGCCCGCGCCGTGATGATCATGGGGATGACGAGCACCAGCGGATCGAAGGTGATGCCCATCCAGCCGCTGAAACCCAGGCCCCAGATCGAGGTGGTCAGGGCGGCGATGAACGGGATCAGGACGCCGTGGATGCGGCGGAAGTAGGCGAGCAGGAGGGCGAAGGTGAGAACGATCGTGAGCAGGACGTAGCGCACGATCTCGAAGGCATGGGTCAGGATCCAGGCGGTGCCGATCGGATCGCCCGAGATGAAGATGCGGTGTTCCTCGTCTTCTTCTGGCTCCCAGATCCACTCGCCCAGGGTGCAGGCCGTGCCGTTCTCGATCTCGACGGCGGTGCACTTCCAACCGTTCTTGATCTTCTGGACATGGTCGAAGACGGCCTTGTAGACCTCGCGGCCGGACAGGCGGTCGGTGATGAAGTTCGCGGAGAGCAGCGCGCCTTTTTCGTCCAGCGAAACCAGCCGACCGAAAATGAAGGGCGGGTTCTGCCGCACCTTCTCACGAATGATGTCCGCCTTCCTCTGAGACTTCGGGATGGCGGTGATCAGGACCTCCGAGCTGATCGCGCCGTCGGGCTCGACGGTCACGACGCGCGTGGAGGAGTGGGTGAGCGACTGCACCCGGTCGTGATTCACCGGGTAGGGCGGGAACTTCCGATCGAGAATCTTGATCAGTTCGGCGGTATCGACAGCCGCGTCCTTGGGGAGCCGTTTCTCGATCTCCTCCCGGTAGGCATCGCGTTCGGCACTCCGGCTGTCGTAACCCTCGCCATCGAGCCGGCGGGTGATCCGCGAGAGCTTCTCCAGTGTCTCCGGCGTGAAGATCGTTCCCTCATTCACGACCACCGCGATGGCGACCAGGGACGACGATCCGAAGGTCTTTCCGAATTCGTCCTGGGCATGAATGAAGGGATGGTCCGGCCACTGGGAACGCGCGCTGGCGTCGATGCGCACGAGCGGCCCAGGTAGCTCGTAGCCGAGGCTCGAGGAGACGGCATTCACCGTCGGATAGAGGAAGAAGAGCGTCGCCAGGATCAGACCGAAGGCGACGACGAGCCGGTTCTGCACGACCCAGCGAGCGAAGTGGAGCGTTGCGGTCTCGTCTTCCGGGTGCCGCTCGGACTGCTCCGCCATCGGCCTTTCGCCACCTCCCGAGGGTCACCGTAACGGCAACGACCCGGCCAGGGTAATCCCAGGCCGGGCCGTCTTGGAAACAGGATGCCTCCCCTGCCTACGCGTCGTCGTCTCGCAGGCCCTTTCGAACCTCCATCTCCACCTGGATGCGCCGGGCCTCCATCTGCTCATCTGTGAGCAGCGCGGTAGCCACCTTCGGGCGGAAGATCGAGTAGAACGCCGGAACCACGGTAATGGCACCTAGCATGTTGATGACCATCAGGATGGTCAGTAGCTGGGCCATCTCGCCCTGGAAGCGCAGGTCCGGGCCGAGCGGCCTGGGCAGCGCCCACATGGCGATGCCGCCAACGATGGTCGTGGCCGTGAAGGACACTGCCATACCGGTCGTGCGAACCGCGCGTCTCACCGCCTCGTCGAGGTCGCCGGTATCGGCCGTTTCATGGCGGATGCGATCCACGATGTAGATCGCGTAGTCGACCCCGATACCGACCCCGACTGATTGTACCGGCAGGGTGTTGATGTTCATGCCGACTCCCTTGATGGCCATGTAGGCGAGGGAGAGCATCGTGGCGGTCGCGATCTGCAGCAGGATGATGAACCCGCTCGGCACCGATTGGTAGGTGGTCGAGTGGAGTACGAAGATGATCAGGAAGATGAGCGCGATGTTCGCTACGTGGGCGCGCTCCACTTCGTCATTCGTCGCCGCCAGGATGCCCATGATCCCACCGGCCAGGACGAACTGCATGCCACGCGTCCAGGAGTTGGTCGGCTGATAGCGGGGTACCGAATCGACGGCTTTCGTGTCGTGCACGATCAGGTTGCGCGTATCCACGCCCACGGCGCGGATGCCGTACTCCTCGCTCTCCCACCACCACGAGACATCGCTGTCGTCCCACTCGGCCAGGGATTCCGGCCAGGTGAAGACGTCGCCTTCTTCGAGCTCGTCGAAGGCGTCCTCGTAGTCGAGCAGCGCGTCCTCGCGGAAATCCTCGAACCAGTCCGGCATCGAGCCTTCGCCGTTCACCTGCTTGGTCGGCATCGCCGCGTAGCCGCCATCATTTTGGCGGATCTGCACGTTCAGCGTGTGGCCGCGTTCTGGCAGGAGCGGTCCGAGCATGTAGTAGAGGTTGTCCTTGATCTTCGGGAGTTCGAAGAACCCCGCGCCCTTCTCGGCCTGATCCTTGTCCAGCCGGACGATCACCTGGCCGATCGGGTTGGCTTTGATGTAGGCATCTGCCGCTCGGGCCACATTGATCAGCGTGTCGCCCTTGTGATCGCGGTAGACCAGCGAGAGGCTGGCGTATCGTCCATCATCGGTCATGAACGGACGCAGGAAGCCCGGAGCACCGTTCTGGCGCAGCTGGAAGAGAGCGGCACGCACGCTGGCCGAATCCCGTGGGACGAATGCCCATTTCGGATCTCCGAAATGGTTCTGGCCGTTGTAGGCCTTCATGAAAGGAACCACCGAAACCGAGGCTCCCAGGTCCGTATTCGCCGCCATCCAACGCTCCAGCTCTTCCATGCGCTGGATGGGCTCGGCGTCGCCGCTGGCATTGTCCTTGTCGCCGTCTGCGTAGACGACGAAGGTGTCCACGCCACCGAATTTGGTGGCGATCACCGCAGTGGCCTGGTTCCAAGGTGCATCCGGCCAGAGCAACGGCGTGCCGGGGCTCGCTTCTCCGACCTTGGAGAAGTTGAGCGTGATCCAGGTCGCGCTGATGAACAGGAAGATCGTCACCCCAGCGATCACGAACTTCCACCGGGGGTGCGTCGTCGTGTTTCCGACGAAGCGCGTGAATCGGATCATGAACTCCGGCAAGAAGTGCTCGTGCTCGGTCGGTGCCGGCATGAAGCAGATCAGGATCGGGTGGAGGATCTCCACCGTCACGATGATCGAGAGCACCCAGAACGCGCCGAACTCACCCAGATCGCGCATCTGCGGGATCGTGGTGACCATGATCGCCAGAAGCCCGGCGACGTCCGTGACGATGCCGAGCGTGCCCGGGACGATCAGCTCACCCATCGCGATGGTCGCGACCTCGCGCTTGGCCTCGTCCGGATCCGAGTAACGGGGCAGCAGGATCTCGTAATCTTCGAAGAAGCGCTCCGCCATCTGCACGGTATGCGAGATGGCCCGTGCGGTGATGATCATCGGGATGACGAGGATCAGGGGGTCGAACGTGATGCCCCGCCAGCCTGTGTAGCCGAGGCCCCAGATCACCGTGGCAAGTGCCGCGACGAACGGGATGAAGACGCCATGCCAACGTCGGAAGTAGGCCCACAGCAGCGCGAAGATCACCGCGATCGTCAGCATCACGTACAAGCCGATCTGGAATGCGTAGATCAGGATCCAGCCGACCAGGATGGGAACACCGGAAACGTAGATGTGGGTGTTCTCGTCCTCT
The DNA window shown above is from bacterium and carries:
- a CDS encoding kinase/pyrophosphorylase, whose protein sequence is MKDGSQSQQDRRELYIISDGTGETAVAAVGAATTQFQEDFKVRTFGEIRHESQVRRILERAAEAGALVIFTLVHEPLARQLQDRAKQLGVPTVDLLGPLIQSISTRHRVKPQYRPGVLHSFSDDYFQRVEAVEFAVRHDDGANLHTLFEADLVLTGVSRTGKTPLSMYLAQRGFKTGNVPLIPGMDPSRELLEIDPKRVFGLVVDSATLLGIRKARLRQLGAPPYSTYDEPESVTQELRRARRLFRQNGWRAVDITGKAVEENASRILELVQRRLS
- a CDS encoding MMPL family transporter, translated to MAEQSERHPEDETATLHFARWVVQNRLVVAFGLILATLFFLYPTVNAVSSSLGYELPGPLVRIDASARSQWPDHPFIHAQDEFGKTFGSSSLVAIAVVVNEGTIFTPETLEKLSRITRRLDGEGYDSRSAERDAYREEIEKRLPKDAAVDTAELIKILDRKFPPYPVNHDRVQSLTHSSTRVVTVEPDGAISSEVLITAIPKSQRKADIIREKVRQNPPFIFGRLVSLDEKGALLSANFITDRLSGREVYKAVFDHVQKIKNGWKCTAVEIENGTACTLGEWIWEPEEDEEHRIFISGDPIGTAWILTHAFEIVRYVLLTIVLTFALLLAYFRRIHGVLIPFIAALTTSIWGLGFSGWMGITFDPLVLVIPMIITARAVSHSVQMAERFFEEFEVLMPRFRNDPEQAKLAAATAAMAKLFVPATLGIVTDGLGLLVILMTSIPQMRDLAVFGAFWVFSILFTVELLHPILICFMAPPRIAEHYVPSFMTRLLRGIGGFVTGPTTKFLVAGLAIGLLASSSWIVFTQSKIGEARPGTPLLAEDHPFNVATAAISGRFGGVDSFVIYADGHREEATADPAVIQKMEEFERWMTAHTNLRVAVSLVPIIRAYWQQNHYGDPKWNFIPNDSGTVRNVLFQLRQNGSPGFLRPYATHDDSQASLGFFYPDHKGDTVQLAISAAREFIRQNPIGELELRLESDRAAPDAGVFGPQRMADRIYYLFGPMLPRRPHTLHLSSRDPSGSYSSVELPRLTRRSQAPAWLEEFAEGARRDYQRELQSMGEGGYFAWPEELEDWDASDVDAVYENEELGIRAVAMKTRNLIVHDLNAVDSLPRYQPTQSWSRGVQFVMAGGVMGVLAAVNEEVERGHIANISLILLVVFILQIVTYRSVWIGGIIVVQLATATMLSLAYMAIQGVGLNISTLPVQSVGVGIGVDYAIYIVDRVRQEIATGQAGLDEALRRTIQTTGMAVSFTATTLVAGIATWTASNLRFQSEMAWLLAILMVINMLGSITVVPALLSIFGPSLSSGGVERVPGSEMRSLPRPSR
- a CDS encoding MMPL family transporter; the encoded protein is MAEAQEPTGGQDSMTLRFAKMIVGHRNIVAVLLILSTGFFGYPILNTVMTALGAPLPGPTVRIDTNARDQWPDHPFIHAQDKFSAKFGSATTVAIGLVVKEGTIFTPETLQKIDRITKNLDGVEASEDLPAFDSQTDARDELRDKWEEEAGEDEVSAFKMIRKLDRVFPPYPVNHDQVRSVSHRSTRVFEIQPDGAIENRLLMPKVPKTQEEADKIREIVRQNPPVIFGRYVSYDEKAALITANFVTDRLSGGEVYSAVFDHVQRIKDVEEDENTHIYVSGVPILVGWILIYAFQIGLYVMLTIAVIFALLWAYFRRWHGVFIPFVAALATVIWGLGYTGWRGITFDPLILVIPMIITARAISHTVQMAERFFEDYEILLPRYSDPDEAKREVATIAMGELIVPGTLGIVTDVAGLLAIMVTTIPQMRDLGEFGAFWVLSIIVTVEILHPILICFMPAPTEHEHFLPEFMIRFTRFVGNTTTHPRWKFVIAGVTIFLFISATWITLNFSKVGEASPGTPLLWPDAPWNQATAVIATKFGGVDTFVVYADGDKDNASGDAEPIQRMEELERWMAANTDLGASVSVVPFMKAYNGQNHFGDPKWAFVPRDSASVRAALFQLRQNGAPGFLRPFMTDDGRYASLSLVYRDHKGDTLINVARAADAYIKANPIGQVIVRLDKDQAEKGAGFFELPKIKDNLYYMLGPLLPERGHTLNVQIRQNDGGYAAMPTKQVNGEGSMPDWFEDFREDALLDYEDAFDELEEGDVFTWPESLAEWDDSDVSWWWESEEYGIRAVGVDTRNLIVHDTKAVDSVPRYQPTNSWTRGMQFVLAGGIMGILAATNDEVERAHVANIALIFLIIFVLHSTTYQSVPSGFIILLQIATATMLSLAYMAIKGVGMNINTLPVQSVGVGIGVDYAIYIVDRIRHETADTGDLDEAVRRAVRTTGMAVSFTATTIVGGIAMWALPRPLGPDLRFQGEMAQLLTILMVINMLGAITVVPAFYSIFRPKVATALLTDEQMEARRIQVEMEVRKGLRDDDA